From a region of the Candidatus Pelagibacter sp. FZCC0015 genome:
- a CDS encoding 4a-hydroxytetrahydrobiopterin dehydratase, giving the protein MSDLASKKCVPCEGNIPPFNAGEIHKYLKKVDGWEVLEDKIDGFHLIKSFKFDNFLDSQEFVNKVGEIAESEGHHPDLWFGWGYARIKIYTHAIKGLAESDFILAAKIDQISNV; this is encoded by the coding sequence ATGAGTGATTTAGCAAGTAAAAAATGTGTTCCATGTGAAGGAAATATCCCACCCTTTAATGCTGGTGAAATACACAAATATCTAAAAAAGGTTGATGGTTGGGAAGTTTTAGAAGATAAAATTGATGGTTTTCATTTAATAAAAAGTTTCAAATTTGATAATTTTTTAGACAGTCAAGAATTTGTAAATAAAGTTGGAGAAATAGCTGAGTCTGAAGGTCATCACCCTGATTTATGGTTCGGATGGGGTTATGCGAGAATTAAAATATACACGCATGCAATTAAAGGTCTTGCGGAGAGCGATTTTATTCTTGCGGCAAAAATAGACCAGATATCTAATGTCTAA
- a CDS encoding DNA translocase FtsK: protein MDIKKTANLFINFLIKRLAEIFGTIVFSGGCLLLIALLTYSPEDPNFIFPDNTEIRNTLGFHGSFVSDLFFQSVGLVAYLISLTFIFTGINIIRHKEFFLIIENTFFIILYSLFGALFFANFYSNAFTLYINGNGGFVGSFLNETFLNSLIEINATLSYYMLIVIILFVFLISINFNLIKFFIFLKKILKFLNKNNEKNYTNKNEIINEYIPQEEIKNLIQGDLPFIKTENKNTVKTTFKLPSVDLLKIPSKNERGNLKENEIYDSEFLEKILLDFGVSGNIKKVSHGPVVTLNEFEPAAGVKVSKIINLSDDIARNTSSESARIATIPGRNTVGIELPNNARENVYLSEILKNQDFKKREIKLPIALGKSISGIPVVGDLSSMPHLLIAGTTGSGKSVCINTIILSLLYRHTPDKCKFILIDPKMLELSTYEGIPHLLCPVITEAKKAASVLGWVVKEMESRYRLMTKEGVRNIDGYNSKHKLPMPYIVVVVDEMSDLMLVAGKEIENYIQKLSQMARAAGIHIIMATQRPSVDVITGTIKANFPTRISFQVTSKIDSRTILGEQGAEQLLGKGDMLYMSSANRIVRIHAPFVSDNEIEKINNFLRSQAEPDYVDEILNFADEKEIGHNQNMEDKDDLYNQAVEIIRSEGKASTSFLQRKLQIGYNRAARMIDMMEADGIVSKANHVGKRDVL, encoded by the coding sequence ATGGATATTAAAAAAACAGCTAATTTATTCATTAATTTTTTAATTAAAAGACTAGCAGAAATTTTTGGAACAATTGTTTTTAGTGGAGGCTGTTTATTATTAATTGCATTGCTAACCTACTCACCTGAGGATCCTAATTTTATATTTCCAGATAACACAGAAATTAGAAATACTTTAGGATTTCATGGAAGTTTTGTTTCTGATTTATTTTTTCAATCAGTGGGTTTAGTTGCATATTTAATTTCACTTACATTTATTTTTACCGGGATAAATATTATTAGACATAAAGAGTTTTTTTTAATAATTGAAAATACGTTTTTTATTATTCTTTACTCATTATTTGGGGCTCTCTTCTTTGCTAATTTTTATTCTAATGCTTTTACTCTTTATATAAATGGGAATGGAGGTTTCGTAGGATCATTTTTAAATGAAACTTTCCTTAATTCATTGATAGAAATTAATGCAACTTTATCTTACTACATGTTGATTGTTATTATTTTATTTGTATTTCTAATTAGTATCAACTTCAATCTAATTAAATTTTTTATATTTTTAAAAAAAATTTTAAAATTTTTAAATAAAAATAATGAAAAAAATTATACTAATAAAAATGAAATTATTAATGAATATATACCTCAAGAAGAAATTAAAAATTTAATTCAAGGAGATTTACCTTTTATCAAGACGGAAAATAAAAACACAGTCAAAACTACTTTTAAATTGCCAAGTGTTGACTTGTTAAAAATCCCTTCAAAAAACGAAAGGGGAAATTTAAAAGAAAATGAAATATATGATTCAGAGTTTTTAGAAAAAATACTTTTAGATTTTGGTGTGAGTGGAAATATTAAAAAAGTAAGCCACGGTCCAGTTGTTACTTTAAATGAATTTGAGCCAGCTGCAGGAGTAAAAGTTTCTAAAATTATTAATTTATCAGACGATATAGCTAGAAATACAAGTTCAGAATCTGCAAGAATTGCAACAATACCAGGTAGAAATACTGTTGGAATTGAACTTCCTAATAATGCCAGAGAAAATGTTTATTTAAGTGAAATTTTAAAAAACCAAGATTTTAAAAAAAGAGAGATAAAATTACCCATAGCGTTAGGCAAAAGTATATCTGGTATACCTGTGGTTGGAGATTTATCTTCGATGCCTCACTTGCTTATAGCTGGGACTACTGGATCAGGTAAATCTGTTTGTATAAATACTATTATTTTATCACTTCTATACAGGCACACACCAGACAAATGTAAATTTATTTTAATTGATCCTAAAATGCTTGAGCTTTCAACGTATGAAGGAATACCTCACTTGCTATGTCCTGTAATAACAGAAGCTAAAAAGGCTGCATCTGTTCTTGGTTGGGTAGTTAAAGAAATGGAGAGTAGATATAGATTAATGACAAAAGAAGGAGTGAGAAATATTGATGGATACAATTCAAAACACAAACTTCCAATGCCATACATAGTTGTTGTTGTCGATGAAATGTCTGATTTAATGTTAGTTGCTGGTAAAGAAATTGAAAATTACATACAAAAACTTTCACAAATGGCGAGGGCTGCTGGTATTCATATCATAATGGCCACTCAAAGGCCTAGTGTAGATGTAATTACAGGTACAATTAAAGCAAATTTTCCAACCAGAATATCATTTCAAGTAACATCAAAAATAGATAGCAGAACAATTCTAGGTGAACAAGGTGCAGAACAATTATTAGGAAAAGGAGACATGCTTTATATGTCGTCTGCGAACAGGATAGTCAGGATACACGCACCTTTTGTTTCAGATAATGAGATAGAAAAAATAAATAATTTCTTAAGATCGCAAGCGGAGCCAGATTATGTTGATGAAATACTAAACTTTGCTGATGAAAAAGAAATTGGCCATAATCAAAATATGGAAGATAAAGATGATTTATATAATCAGGCAGTAGAAATAATTAGGTCTGAGGGCAAAGCATCTACCTCCTTTCTTCAAAGAAAGCTTCA
- a CDS encoding LON peptidase substrate-binding domain-containing protein has protein sequence MNKIDLPKQIPVFPLSNFIIFPKTSVPLNIFEPRYIDMIDDCMRSNKLIGMIQPKTSADTFHIPELHNVGCMGKITSFKETEDGRYLIELRGLIRFEKKKELQVKKKYRIFEVNFDNFNKDLNNEKEDLKFSDLELIFKDLKYLFEKKGFIINWKALEKQSLDETINALAMASPFSLEEKQMLLEAQNLNERKNNIAEILSTYTYDEFNNNTLQ, from the coding sequence ATGAACAAAATTGATCTGCCAAAACAAATTCCAGTATTTCCATTAAGTAACTTCATTATTTTTCCCAAAACTTCAGTTCCGCTGAATATTTTTGAGCCTAGATATATTGACATGATTGACGATTGCATGAGGTCAAATAAATTAATTGGAATGATTCAACCAAAAACTTCAGCCGATACTTTTCATATTCCTGAACTTCATAATGTTGGATGTATGGGTAAAATAACTTCTTTTAAAGAAACTGAAGATGGACGATATTTGATTGAACTGAGAGGTCTTATAAGATTTGAAAAAAAGAAAGAATTGCAAGTTAAAAAAAAATATAGAATTTTTGAAGTAAATTTTGATAACTTTAATAAAGATCTTAATAATGAAAAAGAAGATTTAAAATTTTCTGACCTTGAACTTATTTTTAAAGATTTAAAATATCTTTTTGAAAAAAAGGGTTTTATTATTAATTGGAAAGCTTTAGAAAAACAAAGTTTAGATGAAACGATTAATGCTCTTGCAATGGCATCTCCTTTTTCCTTAGAAGAAAAACAAATGCTATTAGAGGCTCAAAATCTAAATGAAAGAAAAAATAATATTGCCGAAATTTTAAGCACATATACTTACGATGAATTTAACAACAACACCCTCCAATAA
- a CDS encoding heparinase II/III family protein — MINTNSLGILGQFYLNIRDSFKSIYQNSNFYEKKISKTFDSSFEYKPSPHLLSSIIKYQNKKYKIEDFAIDSIWQNNLSSKDYEKLNNFFWFFSLDLKSSKKTTQTVIKNWISNNSKYQKKSWEFDLTAKRIISWLSNHQLTYEDSDQEYRSTFDYMIQKQTNHLLNEIKNSKEVENKMIGCAAIILTGLAYKNEKQYIVNGLNLLKNIIKSSIDNQGFTKSRNIRQLIFYLKYFIIIREWFKESQSLIPEYIDETIYYLGSSYAFIWQNIKQDVFFNGNYSSENKEFDQYLKRFGYTFKNQINELGGYAILKNKKIILAADIGSSPSKMFSNDYQAGALSFEIFSNDKKLISNAGYYSDKNNKFNKLSRSTALHCALSIEDYSSCNFIKHQKNLIVDKGLKVSKKNVVFENNYWKISGTHDGYLIKFGTIYEREIEFYPEQMKFVGYDKLFRKSSNKEIKFDIRFHLDPNSKVMKTQDNKSILIEIDEEGWKFSCDNFDINIDNGLYFGNKNSYKQNQNIFISGMNNEKEQLIKWEISKL, encoded by the coding sequence ATGATTAATACAAATTCCTTAGGCATTTTAGGTCAATTTTATTTAAATATAAGAGATAGTTTTAAATCAATATATCAAAATTCAAATTTTTACGAAAAAAAAATATCAAAAACTTTTGATAGTAGTTTTGAATATAAACCAAGTCCTCATTTGCTTTCGTCTATAATAAAATACCAAAATAAGAAATATAAAATTGAAGACTTTGCTATTGATTCAATTTGGCAAAATAATTTAAGCTCAAAAGATTATGAAAAATTAAATAATTTTTTTTGGTTTTTTAGCTTAGATTTAAAATCTTCAAAAAAAACAACACAAACAGTTATCAAAAACTGGATTTCAAATAATAGTAAATATCAAAAAAAAAGCTGGGAATTTGATTTAACAGCAAAAAGAATTATTTCATGGTTATCAAATCATCAACTCACTTACGAAGATAGTGACCAAGAATACAGATCCACTTTTGATTATATGATTCAAAAACAAACTAATCATTTGTTAAATGAAATCAAAAACTCAAAAGAAGTAGAAAATAAAATGATTGGGTGCGCTGCAATCATTTTAACTGGATTAGCATACAAAAATGAAAAACAATATATTGTAAATGGATTGAATTTATTAAAAAATATTATTAAATCTTCAATTGACAACCAGGGTTTTACAAAATCTAGAAATATCAGACAATTAATATTTTATTTAAAATACTTTATAATTATTAGAGAGTGGTTTAAAGAATCTCAGAGCTTAATACCTGAATATATTGATGAGACCATTTATTATTTGGGATCAAGTTATGCTTTCATTTGGCAAAATATAAAACAAGATGTTTTTTTTAATGGTAATTATTCTTCTGAAAATAAAGAATTTGATCAATATTTAAAAAGGTTTGGTTATACTTTTAAAAATCAAATCAATGAACTTGGTGGATATGCAATATTAAAAAATAAAAAAATAATTCTTGCTGCTGATATTGGATCTAGTCCTAGCAAAATGTTTTCTAACGACTATCAGGCTGGAGCTTTATCATTTGAAATATTTTCTAATGATAAAAAATTAATTTCTAATGCTGGTTACTATTCAGATAAAAATAATAAATTTAATAAATTATCAAGAAGTACAGCTTTACATTGTGCTTTAAGTATTGAGGATTATTCTTCTTGTAATTTTATTAAGCATCAAAAAAATTTGATTGTTGATAAAGGGCTAAAAGTATCAAAAAAAAATGTAGTTTTTGAAAATAATTATTGGAAAATATCAGGTACACATGATGGATATTTAATTAAATTTGGAACCATTTATGAGAGAGAGATTGAGTTCTACCCAGAACAAATGAAATTTGTTGGCTATGATAAATTATTTAGAAAAAGTTCAAATAAAGAAATTAAATTTGATATTAGATTTCATCTTGATCCAAACTCAAAAGTAATGAAAACACAAGATAACAAATCTATACTAATTGAAATAGATGAAGAAGGTTGGAAATTTAGTTGTGATAACTTTGATATTAATATTGATAATGGTTTATATTTCGGTAATAAAAATTCATATAAACAAAACCAAAATATTTTTATATCAGGTATGAACAACGAAAAAGAGCAGTTAATTAAGTGGGAAATAAGTAAGTTGTAA
- the purH gene encoding bifunctional phosphoribosylaminoimidazolecarboxamide formyltransferase/IMP cyclohydrolase: MKKKIKTALISVSDKTNLKPLLNILKKNKIKIISSGGTYKEIKRLKFNCLEVSDFTNSPEILEGRVKTLHPKIHAGILNKRKKKSHLKDLKDNNFENIDLVIVNFYPFENTLKKTNNHQKIIENIDVGGPTMVRSAAKNYNDVAVITSSDQYEELIQELKKFKGSTSLSFREKLSRIAFTETAYYDSVISDYFNKKTNTIFPKKKVFYGNLTEKLRYGENPHQQSAIYSISSSTNLKQIHGKQLSYNNYNDIFSALTISRSLPKGRGTVIVKHTNPCGVSTKYDNLESYKSALSCDPLSAFGGIVSCNFKITINLAKELNKLFLEVIIANGFDSNALKILKTKKNLRLIDGTNYTSKELHKFISFNRAIMIQSEDLNLFSKKNFKIVSKRKPTSKQLKDLIFAFNVCRYVKSNAIVLASNETTVGIGSGQPSRLDSCQIAINKMKKFNLETDNLVAASDAFFPFVDGIEKLVQSGVKAVVQPSGSIRDKEIINFANETDTVLVFSKTRHFRH; the protein is encoded by the coding sequence ATGAAGAAAAAAATTAAAACAGCTCTTATATCTGTATCTGACAAAACAAACTTAAAACCATTATTAAATATTTTAAAAAAGAACAAAATTAAAATAATTAGCTCGGGTGGTACTTATAAAGAGATTAAAAGATTAAAATTTAATTGTTTAGAAGTATCTGATTTTACTAATTCCCCTGAAATTTTGGAGGGTAGAGTAAAAACTCTTCATCCAAAAATCCATGCTGGAATTTTAAATAAAAGAAAAAAAAAATCTCACTTAAAAGATCTTAAAGATAATAATTTTGAGAATATTGATTTAGTCATAGTTAATTTTTATCCATTTGAGAACACTCTAAAAAAAACAAATAATCATCAAAAAATAATAGAAAATATAGATGTAGGTGGTCCTACTATGGTTAGATCTGCAGCAAAAAACTATAATGATGTAGCTGTAATAACGTCTTCAGATCAATATGAGGAATTAATTCAAGAACTAAAAAAATTCAAAGGATCTACTTCCTTAAGTTTTAGGGAAAAGCTATCAAGGATAGCTTTTACTGAAACAGCTTATTATGACTCCGTTATTTCTGACTATTTTAATAAAAAAACAAATACTATTTTTCCTAAGAAAAAAGTATTCTATGGAAATCTCACAGAAAAACTTAGATACGGAGAAAATCCTCATCAACAAAGTGCAATCTATTCAATTAGTTCGAGTACAAATTTAAAACAAATTCATGGAAAACAACTTAGTTACAACAATTATAATGATATATTTAGTGCTCTAACAATTTCAAGATCTTTACCAAAAGGCAGAGGAACAGTCATAGTTAAACATACAAATCCATGTGGAGTTTCAACTAAATATGACAATTTAGAAAGTTATAAATCAGCTCTTTCTTGTGACCCTTTAAGTGCCTTTGGAGGAATAGTTTCTTGTAATTTTAAAATTACAATAAATTTAGCTAAAGAGTTAAATAAATTATTTTTAGAAGTCATAATTGCAAATGGTTTTGATAGTAATGCTCTCAAAATATTAAAAACTAAAAAAAACCTAAGATTAATTGATGGAACAAATTATACATCAAAAGAACTTCATAAATTTATATCATTTAATCGAGCTATAATGATTCAATCAGAGGATTTAAACTTATTTTCAAAAAAAAATTTTAAAATTGTATCAAAAAGAAAACCAACATCAAAACAACTTAAGGATCTAATTTTTGCTTTTAATGTATGCAGATATGTGAAATCAAATGCAATAGTTTTAGCATCAAACGAAACAACTGTTGGTATTGGATCTGGTCAACCAAGTAGATTAGACAGTTGTCAAATAGCAATAAATAAAATGAAAAAATTTAATCTTGAAACTGATAATTTGGTTGCAGCCTCAGATGCTTTTTTTCCATTTGTAGATGGTATTGAAAAATTAGTACAATCAGGTGTTAAAGCGGTTGTTCAACCATCTGGATCAATAAGAGATAAAGAAATAATTAATTTTGCAAATGAAACAGATACAGTGCTTGTTTTTTCAAAGACAAGACACTTTAGACATTAG
- a CDS encoding ubiquinone biosynthesis protein UbiB, which translates to MYHLIFIVKIKNNMRVCILGTGLSSLTLAKALVNQNIYVDLLAQKKNLLIDKSRTIGITKSNIDFLNKNIINIEKIIWKLKKIEIFSENFKDQTLIEFKNNNKELFSIVKNYKFYERLEKSLNQNNYFKKKNFQKKIKFKKKYELVINTDFSNSISRKYFSKKIIKKYNSLAYTTIIKHDKIKNNVASQIFTKQGPLAFLPISNRETSIVYSLDSNSKRKNENINDLINKYNVKYKIKKIEKSKSFELKSINLRSYYNKNILAFGDLLHRIHPLAGQGFNMTLRDIKILLEIIKKKRELGLPIDDSVNSEFEKKIKHKNFLFSNGIDLINELFKLERKTNVDFVGKSIHFFGKKPFINKIFTRIADEGLSI; encoded by the coding sequence TTGTATCATCTAATTTTTATTGTTAAAATTAAAAATAATATGAGAGTTTGTATTCTTGGAACTGGTTTATCGAGCCTTACATTGGCTAAAGCATTAGTAAATCAAAACATTTATGTAGATTTGTTAGCTCAAAAAAAAAATCTCTTAATAGATAAATCTAGAACAATTGGAATTACTAAAAGCAATATTGATTTTTTAAATAAAAATATAATCAATATTGAAAAAATTATTTGGAAATTAAAAAAAATTGAAATTTTTAGTGAAAATTTTAAAGATCAAACATTAATAGAATTTAAAAATAATAATAAGGAGCTCTTTTCTATCGTAAAAAATTATAAATTTTATGAGCGTTTAGAAAAAAGTTTAAATCAAAATAATTATTTTAAAAAAAAAAATTTTCAAAAAAAAATTAAATTTAAAAAAAAATATGAACTTGTAATAAATACTGATTTTTCAAATAGTATCAGTAGAAAATATTTTAGTAAAAAGATTATTAAAAAATATAATAGTCTTGCATATACAACAATTATCAAACACGATAAAATAAAAAATAATGTAGCTTCTCAAATTTTTACTAAACAAGGGCCTTTGGCTTTTCTTCCGATTTCTAACAGAGAAACTTCGATTGTGTATTCTTTAGATTCAAATTCTAAAAGAAAAAATGAAAATATTAATGATTTGATTAATAAATATAATGTAAAATATAAAATAAAAAAAATAGAAAAATCTAAATCATTTGAGTTAAAATCAATAAATTTAAGATCATATTATAATAAAAATATACTTGCATTTGGTGATTTATTACATCGAATTCATCCACTAGCAGGTCAAGGCTTTAACATGACGCTTCGCGATATTAAAATTCTTTTAGAAATTATTAAAAAAAAACGTGAATTAGGTTTACCTATTGATGATTCTGTAAATTCAGAGTTTGAAAAGAAAATAAAACATAAAAATTTTTTATTTTCAAATGGAATTGATCTTATAAATGAACTTTTCAAGTTAGAGAGAAAAACAAATGTTGATTTTGTAGGTAAGTCAATTCACTTTTTTGGTAAAAAACCATTCATTAATAAGATCTTTACTAGAATTGCAGATGAGGGATTATCTATATAA
- a CDS encoding tetratricopeptide repeat protein, with translation MKNKYPEIIKLIKNNKFKESLTLINNIGNHQSDFDLVCLKGFIYLNLKEFKKSFEAYSIAIKINNNSFMCFNARGSASFELGNFNDAIKDFKKALTINNKFLETYENIGKCYSNLGENLSALKYYKLALDLNPNDNKLIEIITEKLNQTNISNVDQNKIIETDLAIKNSKYNFFLKKKIEDNDIINLFNEANNIINKNFHNLFFTQTQIFRRNDLNLNCDRHFSVFKTYEIIPEFCFSCIKVTINLENVIDLIKLFIIFDNILLPNNNLRKCMIDLRSNSKSNYKGFIYCRSIEEAKIVKNNVDEIIKFSISKNLSANIKRGCSEFNKKYPGYENAEQTHIKYNPDWKNYEQIVDSKFPKFNLMKKKQNTNKGIGFNDIMIIRNWLFFANLTKDQTYEKFDHKFTINNNLKKIIQVNKLS, from the coding sequence ATGAAAAACAAATATCCAGAAATAATAAAACTTATTAAAAATAATAAATTTAAAGAATCTTTAACTTTAATTAATAATATTGGCAATCATCAAAGTGATTTTGATTTAGTCTGTCTAAAAGGTTTTATTTATTTAAATTTAAAAGAATTTAAGAAGTCATTTGAAGCATATTCAATAGCAATTAAAATTAACAATAATTCATTTATGTGTTTTAATGCAAGAGGATCAGCATCATTCGAACTTGGTAATTTTAATGATGCTATTAAAGATTTTAAAAAAGCCTTAACAATAAATAATAAATTTTTGGAAACTTATGAAAATATAGGTAAATGTTATTCAAATTTAGGAGAAAATTTATCAGCATTAAAATATTATAAATTAGCTTTGGATTTAAACCCAAATGACAATAAATTAATAGAAATAATAACTGAAAAGCTAAACCAAACAAATATTAGTAACGTCGATCAAAATAAAATTATTGAAACCGATCTCGCTATTAAAAATTCAAAATATAATTTTTTTTTAAAAAAAAAAATTGAAGACAATGATATTATAAATTTATTTAATGAAGCTAATAATATAATTAATAAAAACTTTCACAATTTATTTTTTACACAAACTCAAATATTCAGAAGAAATGATTTAAATTTAAATTGTGATAGACATTTTTCTGTATTTAAAACATATGAGATTATTCCTGAATTTTGTTTCTCTTGTATAAAAGTTACGATTAATTTAGAAAATGTTATTGATTTAATAAAACTGTTTATAATTTTTGATAATATTTTATTACCAAATAATAATTTAAGAAAATGTATGATTGATCTAAGATCTAATTCTAAATCAAATTACAAAGGTTTTATTTATTGTAGATCAATTGAGGAGGCAAAAATTGTAAAAAATAATGTAGATGAAATTATCAAATTTTCAATTTCGAAAAATTTATCAGCAAATATTAAGAGGGGTTGTTCAGAATTTAATAAAAAATATCCAGGTTACGAAAATGCAGAACAAACTCATATAAAATATAATCCTGATTGGAAAAATTATGAACAAATTGTAGATTCAAAATTTCCAAAATTTAACCTAATGAAAAAAAAACAAAACACTAATAAAGGAATTGGATTTAACGATATAATGATTATTCGAAACTGGTTATTTTTTGCAAATTTAACGAAAGATCAAACTTATGAGAAATTTGATCATAAATTTACAATTAATAATAATCTAAAAAAAATAATTCAGGTTAACAAACTCTCCTAA